One window from the genome of Nicotiana tomentosiformis chromosome 5, ASM39032v3, whole genome shotgun sequence encodes:
- the LOC138892638 gene encoding uncharacterized protein — translation MAEELKKLTGRVQSVEGGKGIKGLNYQDLCIQPDVELSEGYKPPKFEMFDETGDPKVHLRTYCGKLVGVGKDERILMKFFMRSLAGDVLSWYNSQNPKKWVNWVNMASDFMDRFRFNTKNAPDVFYIQNLKKKPTKTFCEYATRWRSEAVKVRPALEDEQMNKFFVRSQDPQYYERLMVIENHKFSDIIKLGERIEEGIKSVMVTNFEALQAIKKALQ, via the coding sequence ATggcagaagaactcaagaagctcactggCAGAGTTCAGAGTGTCGAAGGTGGCAAGGGCATCAAAGGTTTGAATTATCAGGACTTGTGCATTCAACCAGATGTAGAACtgtcggagggttacaaacctcccaaattCGAAATGTTCGACGAAACTGGTGATCCAAAAGTGCATCTAAGAACATACTGTGGCAAACTTGTGGGGGTTGGCAAAGATGAACGAATTCTTATGAAGTTTTTCATGAGGAGCCTCGCTGGAGATGTTTTGTCTTGGTACaacagtcagaacccaaagaagtgggttaattgggtgaacatggcgtcagatttcatggatcggttcaggttcaacacaaaaaatgcaccagacgttttctacattcaaaatctcaagaagaaaccaacgAAAACCttctgcgagtatgctactcgatggagGTCTGAAGCCGTGAAAGTAAGGCCGGCACTTGAAGatgaacagatgaataagttctttgtCAGATCTCAAGACCCACAATACTAcgaaaggttgatggttattgaaaaccataaattttctgacatcatcaagctgggagaaagaatagaagaagggatcaaaagcgtaATGGTGACAAATTTCGAAGCACTCCAAGCCATAAAGAAAGCTTTGCAGTAA